One Helicoverpa armigera isolate CAAS_96S chromosome 12, ASM3070526v1, whole genome shotgun sequence DNA window includes the following coding sequences:
- the LOC126055157 gene encoding uncharacterized protein LOC126055157, with translation MPKRKVEDKIERYKEKIRKLEGKRRRIRAVSSSDSEQNTSPRELENPNDEVIDCEPDAPMDPPSDAAPASEAPTDLPLAEAEPAPLAVLDLDPNILAALGEITDETPEFGAKIHENLAKLWLPLLKKGMTKECREALMANYPIPENCSLLQAPALNLEVSAAIPESSRFRDKKMTATQQQLGVGITAINRGLHLLVNSDSRIEAIKYISDGCRILSDLHHQNTEARVKFITPCLDKSFLQFLDRSERDSTLFGNDLSEKIKASKAIVKQGDLIKKPSPASKPSASKIQPTVPRSSYQGNWSGPSRSQSNRGGGRGGQNRINYRTPPTTSAAATTSRARYSHKPRASTRRR, from the exons ATGCCGAAACGTAAAGTGGAAGACAAGATCGAAAGATACaaggaaaaaataagaaaattagaGGGAAAACGTCGTCGTATTCGTGCTGTCTCCTCATCAGATTCGGAACAAAATACAA GTCCGAGAGAACTGGAGAATCCGAACGACGAAGTGATCGACTGTGAACCAGATGCGCCAATGGACCCACCGAGCGACGCGGCGCCGGCCTCCGAGGCCCCCACCGACTTGCCTCTCGCAGAAGCTGAACCAGCGCCGCTCGCAGTTCTGGACCTGGACCCGAATATTCTAGCGGCACTAGGCGAGATTACGGATGAAACCCCGGAGTTTGGCGCAAAAATTCACGAGAATCTCGCAAAATTATGGCTGCCTTTATTGAAGAAAGGCATGACTAAGGAGTGTCGAGAGGCGCTTATGGCGAATTATCCTATCCCGGAAAATTGCTCTTTACTTCAAGCGCCAGCACTGAACCTCGAAGTTTCAGCGGCTATACCAGAGTCTAGTAGATTCCGAGATAAGAAAATGACCGCTACCCAACAACAGCTGGGAGTAGGCATTACTGCAATTAACCGAGGGTTACACTTGCTGGTTAATAGTGACAGCAGAATAGAGGCTATCAAGTATATCAGTGACGGATGCCGTATTCTATCCGATCTGCATCACCAAAATACAGAGGCTAGAGTTAAATTCATAACTCCCTGCCTGGACAAATCCTTTTTACAATTCCTCGATCGCTCCGAACGGGACAGTACTCTGTTCGGCAACGACCTTTCGGAAAAAATAAAGGCCTCAAAGGCTATTGTAAAACAAGGTGATCTAATCAAAAAACCTTCGCCTGCTTCAAAGCCTTCAGCTTCCAAGATACAGCCCACGGTTCCACGGTCCAGCTACCAGGGAAACTGGTCGGGACCTTCTCGCTCCCAGTCAAACAGGGGAGGGGGGCGAGGAGGTCAGAATCGGATCAACTACCGAACTCCCCCGACGACATCGGCAGCGGCAACGACCAGTCGGGCCAGGTACAGCCACAAGCCACGTGCTTCAACACGACGTCGATAA